cgggtgtcccttccaaccctacaatcctatgattcttaTTTCTAGGCTGCTAAGCTTGCTCAGGACTCTTTGGTGAGGCACAAGGTCAAAAGTCCAAGTACCCCATGTCAACTGGGCCACCTCTGCCTCCATGCTTGCAACACGCCCGGAGCAGGCAGgaaatttgttttatatatatatatatatatatatataattttgattaaattttctgttttacaatttagagtaCTCATTTAAACATACTTAAAATGTccatggcttcccttcttctctttccatggttcattttgcataaatccctgcatatcttACAataactataccattcagtattccattattacatccatcaaaacctatctacactgttgaatttatcttaacgctgccaacaATTTAAGGTGTACACAATCCCTCCCCCCagtattcaataaacgtttcccaatcttctttaatcGTATGCTCTCCTTGTTCGCTTATTCCATATgtctgtgcatattccatcagtttaagttgccattgttctttagttgggacttcgctcgttttccattttggggctaacaaaacacaggccgctgTAGTACCATACATAAacaccatatttttcactccatagggcacaccggaccatagggcgcacctcttttagaggaggaaacaagaaaaaaaaatctggttttcctcctctaaaagccctggtttttttgaggatcagctaaaagttctgcagctttttttgcaaagggggaaaagcaaagaggaaaagctctgtttttatggggttcaactcacatttctgcagcttctaaaggaaagggagcctttcctacagtttccagacagataatctaatcagccagtcccatgtcgctggggaaacaaacaacctccctctgcagcacattcaacaatggagggcggggctgaaagggagccgggactcttatctctctccggatctcttgctgatcagctgctgagcggggtcctttcaacacccccttttctctttgtaaaataaaaagcacgatcctcttttggcccctgggcaattcagctccagggaccaccattcgctccataagacacacagatatttctccttactttttaggaggaaaaaagtgcatcttatggagcgaaaaatacggtaaataaccttttttgacacctgggaatttcagtctgaattatccccaacaaaaatgcctttggtttttatttggaaaagtgcttttaaacattttttcaattcattatggatcatttcccagtactcttttaccctcttacaagtccaccacatatgaaagaacgttccctccgcctcgttgcatctccagcacctatctgattcagtcttatacatcttagcaagacTACTCAAGAGCTAAATACCATCTACATTCAGGTAGGtatctgcagaagtgtgcatgcacacgaaagcttatacccagaacaaacttagtcggtctctaaggtgctactggacaatttttaaaataccatctgtaaatcattttcatgtagTTCTCCCTCAGGGagtaacatgctgtaaacttcaaatCGCTTTTCCAAAGTTTTTTCCGGAGGTTAAAAATCTACATTATGCCCTGTATCTATTGCCCACAATTaggaaagcaaacaaagaacTTAGGCCAACAATTAACATTCAATAATGAGAATGATCCCTATTCAAAACTCAACAGTAAACATAGAGAACAAGAAGCATACAAACATACAATTTATATCACGATGCGATCTTCAAGAGTATATGCCCAATCAAGAGGATAAACTTTAAATAGTTTTcacatactgatttttttttaaaacgtaGTCTCAATTcaataatatttaaacaaatgTTCCAGTTCCATCAGAGTCTTTTGATGCAAAATGTCAATGCAGCGTTTGATAAGAAGTCTTTCAAAGCAAGGTGGGGTCCACAGTTTCGGTATCTTTAACCTTTAAAAGGTCAATGTGTACCTAATTATTCTCTGGacttttatacagtggtgcctcgcaagacgaaattaattcgttccgcaagacttttcgtcttgcggaaattccgccatgcgaggcaccgtttcccataggaacgcattaaaatttaattaatgcgttcctatgggggggaaagtccgggggccccttccgaccggcaccggagccacacAGTGCCACGTTTTAAggtgcagcgagcaaacagcagcgctgctgttcgcccgctgcagctttaaaacgcggcgccacgccatacagggagctgtaaaggcttaccttttggctccggttgGTAGGGGTGATGTCCGATCGCGTCCatcttggctccggtgccggttggggGGGCGGAGTcagatcgcgcccgccatcttggatggGGGGGGCGCGATCCGACCCGCCTCTCCCGACCGGAGCCACGCGGCGGCGCGTTTTAAGcctgcagcgctgctgttcgctcgctgcagctttaaaacgcggcgcggctccggtggcGGCTTACAggggtacctcgccagacgaattcgtcttgcgaaaaacagccatagacgaattcgtctcgcgagtcaactaaaaactcgcaaaaccctttcattttgcgagtttttcgttgtgcgaggcattcatcttgcggggtaccactgtgcTGGTTTTGGATTACTGGACTCTCcaaattgtttgtttgtgtgcatacTAACAAGAGCTCCAATTTACTTCATATTTCTATATCTACTgcccagcaggcaggcaggcaattcTGGGCGGGTGTCGGAGGCCAGACCTGCTCACCTGCCCGCAATCTCCACTCACCTGTCGGGAACCTCCCAAAGGAAAGCCCCGGCCGTCCCTCCGGCCACTGACCGTAGGGCCCCTTCTGCACCCCGTCCATGAGCTGCTGTGTCATCTGGTGGAGCGACTGGAACAGCTGGTGGAAGTCCTGGTGGGGTCGGTACTGGCCTGGGAAGGCGGGGAAGGGGGCCACGTCCCTGGCCAGGCGGGAGCCCGGGAGTCGGATGCTGCGGATGGGACCCCAGAACATGTCCCGGAAGCCGCTGAAGGGCGACTGGAAGAAGGGGGCGAAGTGCCCATAGGCCTGGGTGCTCTCTTGAAAGAGGTCGTCCACGCCACCCTCAACCAGGCTGTAGCGTTCCTCCAGCTCGTCCAACCGCTGCCCTTGGTCCTCGCCCGCGTCCTTCAGGGAGTCGATGCGCTCCCCGTTGACCCAGATCGTGAAGGGCGAGGAGTGGTTGAGGAGGTCCTCCAGCTGCAGCAgcgagagcaggaggaggaaagacctgAGCAATGCATCTTTTCATCTTCAACACCTATAAAGCTCATGACCGCCTCTTCCCCTATGAACCTACCTGGTCCCTGAGATAACCTTCCGAGGCCccccttcgtgtgcctcctcctcgagaggtccggagggtggcaacacgagagcagggccttctctgcagtggctccccgtctgtggcatgctctccccagggaagttcgcctggcaccttcattacacacctttaggcaccaggcaaaaaggttcctttttTAAGCTAGCCTTTGGTCGATCTGTTtggcatcctatgcccttttaaaatgactcttttcgggggggagggggtttcaggggcgtagcaaggtaaatcggtacctgggggcaaaaaaaaatttgtaaccccccccccccgaggaatgggaaggtcaggtggtacccggtgtggaaaatttcttgtcaactcccCCATTGAATCCcgccccccgcaaaaattgttttatgttatttcatattttcttacaaaggaataataacaagtaataataataaaagacttttatttatatcccgccctccccggccgaagtcgggctcagggtggctaacatcagatacataacattggtataaaatcaaacaataattaaattacctcctgagaacatctcaaaatcaaattaaagtctaattagatgtctttccacagggttagggttgggaacagtaagtgctccactggactgaaatttcagccttcatgacataggaaaacagccaagtgaacagctattttggtggaggagggtcaagatattaaccgatatgcatgaaatttcatatatagctatataatccctagtgtagtaagataggaccttcggagcaggcattttaaaaaaaaaatctacattttccccccaaaaaaattattccttgataatttgtcaccccctccattattgaacctggggcggcccccccgcccccttgctacgcccctggggggtgttattgggttgttgtttttattctgattatataggTTGTGGGGggtttttctgtgaaccaccctgtgacctctgagtatagggcagtatataatctCAATAATAGGAGTCCCATGGAGAAGGTCAtctccccatgccccccccccgagggtggaggaactaccaagaggggccACTCTGCACCCACAAGGGTCCGTCCATCCTGAACAAGGGCAGCAActatgagaacggggccttctctgcagtggctccccgtctgcagaatgctctccccagggaagttcgcctggcgccttcaaagtggccaatcaggtgtcccaaagggaaaccagcaagcaggattcgaacacaagagccttctccctgCTGGGCACCTGGGATTCGGAGGTATCGCTGCCcctgaccgtggaggcagagaagagtcctcctggctaggagccaatcctccatgaattttcctaATCCAGGTTGGTTCTTCTCTCTACCTCcagtgggaatgagttccatagtttaactatgttcaGGAGTCCTTTCTCTTCTCTGCcctgaatcctccaacattcagcttcactcaATGTGTCAGGAGagtgggagaaaaacttttctctaacCCCTTTCTCGACACTGCGCATAATTTCACGAACTTCCGCCGTAACGCCTCTtatttgggttggtttctgtttaatatttatgcttcatcttttattggtgggttattttgaaattgagacctgcagttttaattgaatttttaaatttgtattttaatctgttattttaaattgattgtttttatgtttcttgctgtgattttaattgatgttagccgccctgagcccggttttctggctgggaagggcggggtataaataaaattattattattattattattattattattattattattattattattattcgccttttctttaaattaaaatgtcagTGTAGGTTTATGCGCACAGAGGGAGAGGGACGAGAAAGGGCCGGTTTTGGTGTGGTGTTGAATTTGGCCGTGACTCGTCCTGCACCTGCAGCTAGTTAAGCATGTGAGAATGACTCAGCACAATACACTGAATAAATGCTGATGTGTTTGAGGCAAGCTTCAGAGCATCGTCTATATGCTGCAAGGAGGCTGCATCTGCAACTGTGTGAAACTGCATTATACTGTCAGCAAAGCAAGTGACTCTTCCTCAAACAGTCTGGCGTTGCTGTGTTCTTTTGGCACACTCCGCTGGCATTGGGATGGGGCACTCTGTGCATGCCCCGACATAAAAAGCCCCCAATGTTGCAACCTTTCCAGATAAGGGAGCTGCTCCATCCCCGTGAGATCATTCTggatgcccttttctgaacctttcccactCTTCGATATCCTTTTGGGGGAGAGGCGACCAGAACTCTCTGAAGATACAACTCCAGCCCCAGGCTGCTTCTCCCCTTCAAAACCCAAAACAGTTCGCATTGCCTGGGTACCTGAAGGACTACCTTCTTCCATATGCTCACTCCTGGGCACCCCGTTCATCACCTGAGGTCCTGATCCCCGGCCCTGGCCCCTGGCGCAACAAGTGGGCACGAGGAACAGAGCCTTCTCCGGCTGCTTTGCCATGCCCGCCCTTGGGTGCCCCGCCTGGCCCCATCCAGATATTTCTTTCCACCTCAGATGTTGCCCTGGTTCTCCAGGCGGGTTCTTGGGGTACCCAACTGACATGCTCACCTTGGGGTTCTTGGGGTACCCAATTGACATGCTTACCTGCCTGCCCACCAGACCGGCCCCGCTGTGGCACGTCCGGGTGTAGAACCTCATGCAGGTCTGCTTCAAGCAGGGCTTGCACTCTTCCCAGAGGGCCAGCATGGTCTCGTTGCAGACCTCCTTCTCTGTCAGCTGTTTCTCCGTCTCCTGGGCCAGGAGGAGAGCCTCCTGAAAGAGCCAAACGGGGCTGTTAAGTTCtttgtaataattaataattattaataattaataataataataataataatatactgtattttttcgtctataagacacccccatgtataagatgccccctatttttggggactcagatttaagaaaatggggaggcagatgtatccatgtataagacgccccctaatttttgacattattttttaggggggaaacttaagtcttatacacggaaaaatacggtattatttgtaccccacacatctggctgggcttccccagccactctgggcagcttccaacaaagattaaaaatacattaaaatgtcaaaacaaaataaaataaaaaattccttccagtagcaccttagagaccaaccaagtttgttcttggtatgagctttggtgtgcatgcacacttcttcagataccaaaaagctcacgaaagctcataccaggaacaaacttagttggtctccaaggtgctaccggaaggaattttttattttgttttgttttgactatggcagaccaacacggctacctacctgtaattaaaacgTCACACATTTAagagggcagagggagagaagttcaaggggggggggttggaatagcAAGAAAAATACTGTTCCATTCCCCtcgagaggagggcaaccagtgtgttgggggggggtgttacttcTGTCTTGGGAGTCAATGGAGGAATGAACCTTTGGGGGCGAGGTCAAGCTGTTGCAAGGTTGCAGCcatttgacctcacccccaaggCGCTGCTGGTCAGCTTTAAGCTGTAACTTTTGCAAGAGctgggcatttggggggggggaagttctCTCGGCCTGCGGCCAACAGGGCCTCGCGCAGACAgacctccttcttcttcttggtgtCCTCCAAGGCGTTCAAGATATCCCGGTGGTCTCTGCTCGTCTGGTCCATGAGGACCTTCATCTGCCGGACCCCGTTGATGGCGTTCTCCAGCTCCGAGTCGACCAACTTGCTTCCCGTTTCAGACATCTCTGCGGGAGGGAAGCGCGCACACTTCAGAAAACGGGGAGACAAATCGTTTCCCGTTTTGTGGCGTCGTCTCGCATAAGaacatctatctatttatttatctgtagcatttctatcccacctttttctccgcAAAGCTCAGGGTTGTGTAAACggttctcccccttcctcattcAATCctgacaacagccctgtaaggctGAGAggccaaggtcacacccagtgggTGGGgggttcaaaccctggtctcccccagctcctgaccaccgcaccatactggctctcagaaaaagagccttgctggatcaggaatcatagaatcatagaatcatagaatcatagaatcctagaattggaagagaccccaagggccatccagtccaaccccctgccaagcaggaaacaccatcaaagcattcctgacagatggctgtcaagcctccgcttaaagacctccaaagaaggagactccaccacactccttggcagcaaattccactgtcaaacagctctcactgtcaggaagttcttcctaatgtttaggtggaatcttctttcttgtagtttgaatccattgcctcgtgtccgcttctctggagcagcagaaaacaacctttcaccctcctctagatgacatccttttatatatttgaacatggctatcatatccccccttaaccttctcttctccaggctaaacatacccagctccctaagccgttcctcataaggcatcgtttccaagccttggaccattttggttgccctcctctggacacgttccagcttgtcagtatcctccttgaactgtggtgcccagaactggaaagcGGCCCAtccggtccagcatcctgttctcacagtgaaaaACCAgattccccaaagggaaacctgcaagcaggattcgaacacaagaacaagtctcccctcctggggtttccagcgactgagattcagaagcatggctgcctccgatCATGGAAGCAGGGCAGAGCCGTCCTAGCTAGTGTGGTGTTTTTAATCGGTAAAACACCAAAACCGTGTGTAGCACATCGACACGGAGCCTGGGAATTCTGTTGCATTCTCCTGCGGCTCCCGTGCTTCAGCAGAGTGCAGCAGAGTTCCTCCGTGCAGCGCATCGGTGTGCCTGGGCCCAGAGCTTAGCCAGCAATAAACTCACACAGTCCAGCTGCTTcc
Above is a window of Lacerta agilis isolate rLacAgi1 chromosome 3, rLacAgi1.pri, whole genome shotgun sequence DNA encoding:
- the CLU gene encoding clusterin, with the translated sequence MTPAGWLPLLGLLFLWEGGHCLVPPEELQQMSETGSKLVDSELENAINGVRQMKVLMDQTSRDHRDILNALEDTKKKKEEALLLAQETEKQLTEKEVCNETMLALWEECKPCLKQTCMRFYTRTCHSGAGLVGRQLEDLLNHSSPFTIWVNGERIDSLKDAGEDQGQRLDELEERYSLVEGGVDDLFQESTQAYGHFAPFFQSPFSGFRDMFWGPIRSIRLPGSRLARDVAPFPAFPGQYRPHQDFHQLFQSLHQMTQQLMDGVQKGPYGQWPEGRPGLSFGRFPTGTPSTGDDRLVCREIRRNSAGCLRMKERCEKCQAILEVDCSQTDPEQTLLRERFEDALRVAERFTRRYDEILKTFQEEMLNTTSLLDQLNQQFGWVSRLANVTRNSDKLLQVTMVATKSSDPEDPSQPTDTQVTVQLFDSEPLTLLVPGDLEVKDPQFMDLVTKQAIRQFKANEVE